The following are encoded together in the Candidatus Flexicrinis proximus genome:
- a CDS encoding CSLREA domain-containing protein, producing MKHLTPTLALLILLGALLIPVVAQAPRAPFTVNSTADSVDAAPGNGVCADSLNRCTLRAAVMETNALAGADTIDLPAGNYTLTLTGTNENLAATGDLDVTGPLTLQSTSSNGFADTIIDGNQIDRVFENTSSFALTLNGLTITNGLASGVTTEGGAMRVASSVLNLQNSVISDSVGGNGGGVFCANGVLNISASEISGNMASGPSGSGGGILAGGCTLTLTNSGVRSNTAESGMGGGIGGFSAVSTTLTNVELSGNTAAGDGGGMNMRGGTQTLTNVRVAGNKAYNGGGLFLESSNPLTASGLQVQNNTAVARGGGLLIFRNTSANLIDASSFTGNSAYEGGGVFVYSALLILKNSTIAGNSAVYVGGGLMYDEQASMVGQLQARHTTLAYNSAILGSGVRTTTNNRVSFTNAIIWDNPSLVPISDCSGNVDSVGTNIALCGTILGIFTAVYPQFSPLKWSAVDDSPAVEVLAGSPAIGMGTANCEAADQRGLPRTAGACTLGATEFTGALELLANTGFEDDANGDKQPDSWTPLSLSGDKRKCIKPTKTVAVNSGICALTMKNATGAWRQKVAFYNLPEVGDEVLVAFWASATAPSAAPVVVVKIKGAGGQSEKVTVPLAFAASFFNRVSASHVLTFTPTKITVTIQWKPAAGKLVIDDVSLVNYDAGTRVRQMNGTLPPPPAPDGFRGSN from the coding sequence ATGAAACATCTCACTCCGACCCTCGCGCTGTTGATTCTGCTGGGAGCCTTGCTCATTCCTGTCGTGGCGCAGGCGCCGCGTGCCCCGTTTACCGTGAACTCCACCGCCGACTCGGTCGATGCCGCGCCCGGCAATGGCGTGTGTGCCGACTCGCTCAACCGCTGCACGCTGCGCGCTGCCGTCATGGAGACCAACGCGCTTGCCGGAGCAGATACGATCGACCTGCCCGCCGGCAACTACACCCTGACCCTCACCGGCACGAACGAGAATCTTGCCGCCACCGGCGACCTCGATGTCACCGGTCCGCTGACCCTCCAAAGCACTTCGTCAAACGGATTCGCCGACACGATCATCGATGGAAACCAGATCGACCGCGTCTTTGAGAACACGTCCTCCTTCGCGCTGACACTGAACGGTCTGACCATCACCAACGGCCTTGCGTCAGGCGTGACGACCGAAGGCGGGGCGATGCGTGTCGCATCAAGCGTTCTGAACCTGCAGAACAGCGTCATTTCCGACAGTGTCGGCGGCAACGGCGGCGGTGTGTTCTGCGCTAACGGCGTACTGAACATCAGCGCCAGCGAAATCAGCGGCAACATGGCATCAGGACCCTCAGGTTCTGGCGGCGGCATCCTCGCCGGTGGCTGCACGCTGACCCTCACCAACAGCGGTGTGCGCAGCAACACGGCCGAGAGTGGTATGGGCGGCGGCATAGGCGGTTTTTCAGCCGTCAGCACCACGCTCACCAATGTGGAACTGTCCGGCAATACAGCGGCCGGCGACGGCGGCGGGATGAACATGCGCGGGGGCACACAGACTCTGACCAATGTGCGTGTGGCCGGGAACAAGGCGTATAACGGCGGCGGCCTGTTTCTCGAATCGTCCAACCCGCTCACGGCCTCCGGTTTGCAGGTCCAGAACAACACCGCAGTCGCGCGTGGGGGCGGCCTGCTGATCTTCCGCAACACGAGCGCTAACCTGATCGATGCCAGTTCGTTTACCGGCAACAGTGCCTATGAGGGCGGCGGCGTCTTCGTTTACAGCGCGCTGCTGATACTGAAGAACTCGACGATTGCCGGCAACAGCGCCGTATATGTCGGCGGCGGCCTGATGTATGACGAGCAGGCCTCGATGGTCGGCCAACTGCAGGCCAGGCACACGACCCTGGCCTACAACTCGGCCATTCTTGGAAGCGGTGTCCGGACGACGACCAATAATCGTGTCAGCTTCACAAACGCGATCATCTGGGACAACCCATCCCTGGTTCCGATTTCTGATTGTTCCGGAAACGTGGACTCTGTCGGCACGAATATCGCGCTGTGTGGCACGATTTTGGGCATTTTCACGGCCGTCTACCCGCAGTTCTCCCCGCTCAAGTGGAGCGCGGTCGATGACTCCCCGGCCGTCGAGGTGCTGGCTGGCAGCCCGGCAATCGGTATGGGGACCGCGAACTGCGAAGCGGCGGATCAGCGCGGGCTGCCCCGGACGGCCGGCGCTTGTACCCTCGGCGCCACGGAATTCACCGGCGCGCTGGAACTGCTCGCCAATACGGGTTTCGAGGACGACGCGAACGGCGACAAACAGCCGGACTCGTGGACGCCGCTCTCGCTCAGCGGAGACAAGCGCAAATGCATCAAGCCAACCAAGACCGTGGCTGTGAACAGCGGGATCTGCGCGCTGACGATGAAGAATGCCACCGGCGCCTGGCGGCAGAAGGTCGCCTTCTACAACCTGCCGGAAGTCGGCGATGAGGTGCTGGTGGCATTCTGGGCCAGCGCGACCGCGCCTTCGGCTGCGCCAGTGGTGGTCGTCAAGATCAAAGGCGCCGGCGGTCAAAGCGAAAAAGTAACCGTTCCGCTAGCCTTCGCCGCCTCGTTCTTCAACCGCGTCAGCGCCAGTCACGTGCTCACGTTCACGCCCACCAAAATCACCGTCACCATCCAGTGGAAGCCTGCCGCCGGTAAGCTGGTGATCGACGACGTCTCGCTGGTCAATTACGACGCGGGAACACGCGTGCGTCAGATGAACGGCACCCTGCCGCCGCCGCCCGCGCCGGATGGGTTCCGCGGCTCGAACTAG
- a CDS encoding peptidoglycan bridge formation glycyltransferase FemA/FemB family protein, translated as MPLTPTEMTDRAAWNAAAERFPAAHILQSWEWGEFKHLTTGWKPLRLAFARDGETVALASIGVRQAGPLKVMYAPKAPLMDYADLDLSAEVLDALESVAKRERAVTLKIDPDIPLKLGAPDDEGGERPDPRGTAWQNLLARRGWVYSREQIQFRNTIVIDLTPDEDALLMRLSQNTRRKVRVAERAGVTIRAATGADLPILVQLYQETGRRDGFLTRPQAYYERAWRDFMLAGRCHALIAEAGGVEIAHVVLYQFGQTCWYFYGASRDLHRDKMPNYLLQWEAMRWAKAQGCTRYDLWGAPDVFDESDRLWGVYQFKRGFRGTVQQYIGAYDYAPNKLLYRAFSELLPRIRSLVRRAKHGRSDHAD; from the coding sequence ATGCCCCTCACGCCCACCGAGATGACCGACCGCGCCGCCTGGAACGCCGCTGCCGAACGCTTCCCCGCCGCCCATATCCTGCAAAGCTGGGAGTGGGGCGAGTTCAAGCACCTGACGACCGGCTGGAAACCGCTGCGCCTCGCCTTTGCCCGCGATGGAGAGACCGTCGCGCTGGCGTCGATCGGCGTGCGGCAGGCCGGACCGCTCAAAGTGATGTACGCGCCGAAAGCGCCGCTGATGGACTACGCCGACCTCGACCTCTCGGCAGAAGTCCTGGATGCGCTGGAATCAGTGGCGAAGCGCGAACGGGCGGTGACTCTCAAGATCGACCCGGACATCCCGCTGAAGCTCGGCGCGCCCGACGATGAGGGTGGCGAACGTCCCGACCCGCGCGGCACGGCCTGGCAGAACCTGCTGGCGCGCCGCGGCTGGGTCTACAGCCGCGAGCAGATCCAGTTCCGCAACACGATCGTCATCGACCTGACGCCGGACGAGGACGCGCTGCTCATGCGCCTGAGCCAGAATACGCGCCGCAAAGTTCGGGTGGCCGAACGCGCCGGCGTGACGATCCGCGCCGCGACCGGCGCCGATTTACCGATCCTCGTCCAGCTCTATCAGGAGACCGGGCGCCGCGACGGCTTCCTGACGCGTCCGCAGGCATATTACGAGCGGGCGTGGCGCGACTTCATGCTGGCAGGCCGCTGCCACGCGCTGATCGCCGAGGCCGGCGGCGTCGAAATCGCCCATGTCGTGTTGTACCAGTTCGGCCAGACTTGCTGGTACTTCTACGGTGCCAGCCGCGACCTGCACCGCGACAAGATGCCCAACTATCTGCTTCAGTGGGAGGCGATGCGTTGGGCGAAAGCACAGGGCTGCACGCGCTACGACCTGTGGGGCGCGCCGGACGTCTTCGACGAGTCCGACCGCCTGTGGGGCGTCTACCAGTTCAAGCGCGGCTTCCGCGGCACGGTCCAGCAGTATATCGGCGCCTACGACTACGCGCCCAACAAGCTCCTGTACCGCGCCTTCAGCGAACTTCTGCCGCGTATACGCAGCCTCGTCCGCCGCGCAAAGCACGGCCGGAGCGACCATGCGGACTGA
- a CDS encoding homogentisate 1,2-dioxygenase, protein MPYYVQRGEMPHKRHTQFRKPDGGLYREEVMGLEGFHGIQSLLYHHFLPPRVVRSEYLGAAKSQFVEFGPLRHRAFATVNMQKGGDPVAARRVLMGNNDVTLGISRPSARMEYFYRNAQAYECWFVHEGHGTLRSQFGDLTYGPGDYLVIPYGTTWKMDIENESRFFVIESPSEIEPPKRYVNKVGQFLEHSPYCERDIRVPVLNGAHTEKGEFEVRVKVRDGLTRHILDHHPFDVVGWDGCLYPWAFNIADFEPITGRIHQPPPVHQTFQGHNYVVCSFVPRLFDYHPDGIPAPYNHSNVNSDEMIYYCDGNFMSRRGIEKYDITLHPSGLPHGPQPGATEASIGAKETAELAVMVDTFNPLHIAVDALELEKPGYQDSWIDPKWD, encoded by the coding sequence ATGCCTTATTACGTCCAGCGCGGCGAAATGCCGCATAAGCGCCATACGCAGTTCCGCAAGCCCGATGGCGGGCTGTACCGCGAGGAAGTCATGGGATTAGAGGGGTTCCATGGCATTCAATCGCTGCTGTATCACCACTTCCTGCCGCCGCGCGTCGTCAGATCCGAATATCTCGGCGCCGCGAAGTCGCAGTTTGTCGAGTTCGGGCCGCTGCGCCACCGCGCCTTTGCCACCGTCAACATGCAGAAAGGCGGCGATCCGGTTGCCGCGCGGCGCGTGCTGATGGGCAACAACGACGTCACGCTGGGAATCAGCCGGCCCAGCGCGCGGATGGAGTATTTCTACCGCAACGCGCAGGCCTACGAGTGCTGGTTTGTCCACGAGGGTCACGGCACGCTGCGCAGTCAGTTCGGCGACCTGACCTATGGCCCCGGCGACTATCTGGTCATCCCCTACGGCACCACCTGGAAGATGGACATCGAAAACGAGTCGCGTTTCTTCGTGATCGAGTCGCCGTCCGAGATCGAGCCGCCCAAGCGCTACGTGAACAAGGTCGGCCAGTTCCTCGAACACTCGCCCTACTGCGAGCGCGACATCCGCGTACCCGTGCTGAACGGCGCGCACACGGAGAAAGGCGAGTTCGAGGTGCGCGTCAAAGTGCGCGACGGCCTGACCCGCCATATCCTCGACCATCACCCGTTCGACGTGGTCGGCTGGGATGGCTGCCTGTACCCGTGGGCGTTTAACATCGCCGACTTCGAACCGATCACCGGGCGCATCCATCAGCCGCCGCCCGTCCACCAAACGTTTCAGGGCCACAACTATGTCGTGTGCTCGTTCGTGCCGCGCCTGTTCGACTATCACCCCGACGGCATCCCGGCGCCGTATAACCACAGCAACGTCAACAGCGACGAGATGATCTATTACTGCGACGGCAATTTCATGTCGCGCCGTGGCATCGAAAAATATGACATCACCCTGCATCCGTCAGGGCTGCCGCACGGTCCGCAGCCGGGCGCGACCGAGGCCAGCATCGGCGCGAAAGAGACTGCCGAACTGGCCGTCATGGTCGACACCTTCAACCCGCTGCACATCGCCGTCGACGCGCTCGAACTGGAAAAGCCGGGCTATCAGGACAGCTGGATTGACCCGAAGTGGGACTAA
- a CDS encoding glucosidase encodes MSAETDRLSDPAWKRWGPYLSERAWGTVREDYSADGNAWEYFPHDHARSKAYRWGEDGLAGLSDDKQYLCFALALWNGRDPILKERLFGLTGPQGNHGEDVKEVYFYADATPTHSYAKMVYKYPQAAYPYGALIEENGQRGRHELEYELFDTGVFAENRYFDVTVEYAKAAPDDIYIRITAANRGDQTADLTLLPTLWFRNTWSWGYPTGPMGDVPRKPSMRWREESIEADHPALGAFRLSGEGSDAVWFTENETNAGRLYGAPNPSPYVKDAFHRALIQGESAAVNPAKTGTKAAYVYTWRLKAGEQREMVLRLYNPQSSYAISLRGHYDAAPGGHAGRSTEGLFSKRIAEADSFYSDIHHTEMSEDERRVQRQALAGMLWSKQLFYYDIPQWLNGDPFGTPPEQRKSGRNSTWEHLNNFDIISMPDKWEYPWYAGWDLAFHCVPLAMIDPAFAKQQLLLLTREWYMHPNGQLPAYEWSFDDVNPPVHAWAAYKVYELEGRKDPDFLKRVFSKLLINFTWWVNRKDAEGRNIFQGGFLGLDNISIFDRSTPLPTGGTINQSDGTAWMGFYCLVMLKIAVELAQQERAYEDLAIKFYQHFLWIAVAISGSTRGGVGLWDEADGFYYDVLKLPDGHAFPLKVRSLVGLMPLIAVETIGQATLDSLPGLDRSIKWLTRHRPDLAANLARSDTEGIGRAHLFAIPDENRLRRVLGYMLDEDEFLSPFGLRSLSKFHEQQPYALQVGGATFGIEYQPAESLSGLFGGNSNWRGPVWFPINVLIIEALRRYHQYYGDGFRVEYPTRSGNLHTLEAIADDLSRRLCKLFLKDGAGNRPVNGGQHIYRDDPHWRDYVLFFEYFHGDNGAGLGASHQTGWTGIVAALL; translated from the coding sequence ATGTCTGCCGAAACCGACCGCCTGTCCGACCCGGCATGGAAGCGCTGGGGACCGTACCTGAGCGAACGCGCGTGGGGGACGGTGCGCGAGGACTACAGCGCGGACGGAAATGCTTGGGAGTATTTCCCGCATGACCACGCGCGCAGCAAGGCCTACCGCTGGGGCGAGGACGGCCTGGCCGGGCTGAGCGACGACAAGCAGTATCTGTGCTTCGCCCTGGCGCTCTGGAACGGGCGCGACCCGATCCTCAAGGAGCGCTTGTTCGGCCTGACCGGGCCGCAGGGCAACCACGGCGAGGATGTCAAAGAGGTCTATTTCTACGCCGACGCCACCCCGACCCACAGCTACGCTAAAATGGTCTACAAATACCCGCAGGCGGCCTATCCCTATGGCGCTCTGATCGAGGAGAACGGGCAACGCGGGCGGCATGAGCTCGAGTACGAGCTGTTCGATACAGGCGTTTTTGCCGAAAACCGTTATTTCGATGTGACGGTCGAATATGCCAAGGCCGCGCCGGACGACATCTACATCCGCATCACGGCGGCAAACCGCGGCGACCAGACCGCAGACCTCACGCTGCTGCCGACGCTGTGGTTCCGCAATACGTGGTCGTGGGGGTATCCCACCGGCCCGATGGGCGATGTCCCGCGCAAGCCCTCGATGCGCTGGCGCGAAGAGTCGATCGAGGCCGACCATCCCGCCCTGGGCGCTTTCCGCCTGAGTGGCGAAGGCTCAGACGCGGTGTGGTTCACCGAGAACGAGACCAACGCCGGGCGGTTGTATGGCGCGCCCAACCCGTCGCCCTACGTCAAAGACGCCTTTCACCGCGCGCTGATTCAAGGCGAAAGCGCGGCGGTGAACCCGGCGAAAACCGGCACCAAGGCGGCCTACGTGTACACGTGGCGGCTCAAGGCAGGCGAGCAGCGCGAGATGGTCCTGCGGCTGTATAACCCGCAGTCGTCCTACGCCATTTCGCTGCGCGGACATTACGACGCGGCACCCGGCGGCCATGCCGGACGTTCCACTGAAGGGCTGTTCTCGAAGCGGATCGCCGAGGCCGACAGCTTTTATTCGGATATCCACCATACGGAGATGAGCGAGGACGAACGGCGCGTGCAGCGGCAGGCGCTGGCCGGCATGCTCTGGAGCAAGCAGCTCTTCTATTACGACATCCCGCAGTGGCTCAACGGCGATCCGTTTGGCACGCCGCCGGAACAGCGCAAATCCGGGCGCAACAGTACCTGGGAGCATCTCAATAATTTCGACATCATTTCCATGCCGGACAAATGGGAATATCCCTGGTACGCGGGCTGGGATCTGGCCTTCCACTGTGTCCCGCTGGCCATGATCGACCCCGCTTTTGCCAAGCAGCAGCTTCTATTGCTCACGCGTGAGTGGTATATGCACCCCAACGGGCAGCTTCCCGCCTACGAGTGGTCGTTCGACGATGTGAACCCGCCGGTACACGCCTGGGCGGCCTACAAGGTCTACGAGTTGGAAGGCCGCAAAGACCCCGACTTCCTGAAGCGCGTCTTCAGCAAACTGCTGATCAACTTCACCTGGTGGGTCAACCGCAAGGATGCCGAAGGACGGAACATCTTTCAGGGCGGTTTCCTCGGCCTCGACAACATCAGTATATTCGACCGGAGCACGCCCCTGCCCACTGGCGGCACGATCAACCAGAGCGACGGCACGGCCTGGATGGGATTTTATTGCCTCGTGATGCTGAAAATCGCCGTGGAGCTGGCGCAGCAGGAACGCGCCTACGAAGACCTCGCGATCAAGTTTTACCAGCACTTCCTGTGGATCGCGGTCGCCATCAGCGGCAGCACCCGCGGCGGCGTGGGGCTGTGGGACGAAGCCGATGGCTTCTACTACGATGTCCTGAAGCTGCCTGACGGGCATGCGTTCCCGCTCAAGGTGCGCTCACTGGTCGGCCTGATGCCGCTGATCGCCGTCGAGACGATTGGACAGGCGACGCTCGATTCGCTGCCGGGGCTCGACCGCAGCATCAAGTGGCTGACGCGCCACCGCCCCGACCTGGCAGCCAACCTCGCGCGCAGCGACACTGAAGGGATCGGGCGCGCGCATCTGTTCGCCATCCCGGACGAGAACCGGCTGCGGCGGGTGCTGGGTTATATGCTGGACGAAGACGAGTTCCTCTCGCCTTTTGGCCTGCGCTCGCTGTCGAAGTTCCACGAGCAGCAGCCGTATGCGCTGCAGGTGGGCGGCGCGACCTTCGGCATCGAGTATCAGCCGGCCGAGTCGCTCTCCGGATTATTCGGCGGCAACTCCAACTGGCGTGGCCCAGTGTGGTTCCCGATCAACGTGCTGATCATCGAGGCGCTGCGCCGCTATCACCAGTATTATGGCGACGGCTTCCGGGTCGAATATCCAACACGCAGTGGAAACCTGCATACCCTGGAGGCCATCGCCGACGATCTGAGCCGCCGGCTGTGCAAACTGTTCCTGAAAGACGGCGCCGGCAACCGGCCGGTCAACGGCGGCCAGCACATCTATCGCGATGATCCGCACTGGCGCGACTATGTGCTGTTTTTTGAATACTTCCACGGCGACAACGGCGCGGGACTCGGCGCCAGCCACCAAACCGGCTGGACCGGCATCGTCGCGGCGCTGCTGTAG
- a CDS encoding DinB family protein: MNADAFRHFYEYHFAENRNLWDAHVVSLTQEQFTQPVDYSVGSVRNQIVHLISVDTTWFTALRGEDVPEWLNPDEYADRGRIRAQWDTVEAMMREYLAGLRDEMLLEKPFAEGEDKDLYLWQVLLHVGNHGTDHRAQILRLLKDLGAKTVGQDYIFFAYDHPWR; the protein is encoded by the coding sequence ATGAACGCCGATGCCTTCCGCCATTTCTATGAGTATCACTTCGCCGAAAATCGTAACCTGTGGGACGCGCATGTCGTGTCGCTGACGCAGGAGCAGTTCACACAGCCGGTCGACTATTCGGTCGGCTCTGTCCGTAACCAGATCGTGCATCTGATCAGCGTGGATACGACGTGGTTCACGGCCCTGCGCGGCGAAGATGTGCCGGAGTGGCTCAACCCTGACGAGTACGCGGATCGCGGCCGGATCCGCGCCCAGTGGGACACCGTCGAGGCGATGATGCGCGAATATCTGGCCGGCCTGCGCGACGAGATGCTGCTCGAAAAGCCGTTCGCAGAGGGCGAGGACAAGGACCTGTACCTGTGGCAGGTGCTGCTGCATGTCGGCAACCACGGGACGGACCATCGCGCGCAGATTCTGAGGCTGTTGAAAGATCTGGGCGCCAAGACTGTCGGACAGGACTACATCTTCTTCGCCTACGACCACCCGTGGCGTTAG
- a CDS encoding C39 family peptidase, whose amino-acid sequence MSTLIALFLIFAFFRTPMLAQESTPTPAIEPQTAPLPAVYTLSGFDFERQGWNNCGPATLTNALTFFGYTDNQFRAAGWLKPNTEDKNVTLAQMVEFVSTEIPELPVNALERAGGTLEILKRLLASDFPVVIHIGFDPVDDASGWMGHYLLLSGYDDGDGVFITQDSYHGADQPYDYAFLQEMWQHFNYEYVVLYENERAQQLLDLLGDDADAALNAASALEQAEAEASADPANAFAYFNMGTNLISIGEMQRAAASFDEARRIGIPWRMLWYQFGPFEAYLAVGRYADVLDLARANLNDGGGHYVEETFYYAALAREALGDRDRAINNLYEAINLNPNFSPAREKLVQLTQ is encoded by the coding sequence ATGTCCACCCTGATCGCGCTGTTTCTGATCTTCGCGTTTTTCCGTACTCCCATGCTCGCGCAGGAATCCACGCCCACCCCGGCAATCGAACCGCAGACCGCGCCTCTTCCGGCGGTCTACACGCTTTCCGGCTTCGACTTCGAGCGGCAGGGCTGGAATAACTGCGGCCCGGCCACGCTGACCAACGCCCTGACCTTTTTCGGCTATACGGACAACCAGTTCCGCGCCGCCGGTTGGCTCAAGCCCAACACCGAAGACAAGAACGTGACCCTCGCTCAGATGGTCGAGTTCGTCAGTACCGAGATCCCCGAACTGCCGGTCAACGCCCTGGAACGCGCCGGCGGCACACTGGAGATACTCAAGCGGCTGCTCGCCAGCGATTTTCCGGTCGTGATCCATATCGGCTTCGATCCCGTCGACGACGCCTCGGGCTGGATGGGCCACTATCTGCTGCTCAGCGGCTATGACGACGGTGACGGCGTGTTCATCACCCAGGACAGCTACCACGGTGCCGACCAGCCGTATGACTACGCCTTTTTGCAGGAGATGTGGCAGCATTTCAACTATGAATATGTCGTCCTTTACGAGAATGAGCGCGCCCAGCAGCTGCTCGACTTGCTGGGGGACGACGCGGACGCCGCCCTGAACGCGGCCAGCGCGCTCGAACAGGCGGAAGCTGAGGCCAGCGCAGACCCTGCTAATGCCTTCGCGTACTTCAATATGGGGACGAATCTCATCAGCATCGGCGAGATGCAACGCGCAGCCGCCAGCTTCGACGAGGCACGCCGCATCGGCATCCCGTGGCGCATGCTGTGGTATCAGTTCGGCCCGTTCGAGGCATATCTGGCCGTCGGGCGCTATGCCGACGTACTCGATCTGGCCCGCGCCAACCTGAACGACGGCGGCGGGCACTACGTCGAGGAAACCTTCTACTATGCCGCGCTGGCCCGTGAGGCGCTCGGCGACCGCGACCGCGCCATCAACAATCTGTACGAGGCCATCAACCTCAACCCGAATTTTTCCCCCGCGCGCGAAAAACTGGTACAGTTGACCCAATAG
- a CDS encoding C39 family peptidase, which produces MILFYLILVFFMFVFGGVSAFAQDATPIPTAEPGSAVQVAVLPAAYTLGGINFEYQGWNNCGPATLTNALSFYGYTENQTRAANWLKPNREDKNVSPWQMVQFVNSQVPELPVYALQRAGGTLNTLKMLISNNFPVIIEAGYDPEPDRLGWMGHYLLVSGYDDAAGVIITQDSYLGPNHQYSYAHIQEFWQHFNYTYIVVYESGREPELLSLLGEDADEQQNAINALELATAEATADRDNAFAWFNMGTNFVKLNVMDRAAIAYDEARRIGIPWRMLWYQFGPFEAYQAIGRYNDVIELARNNQNDGGGHYVEETFYYAALAREALGETDRAINNLREVITFNPNFTPAREKLDALTQ; this is translated from the coding sequence ATGATCCTGTTCTATCTGATTCTCGTCTTCTTCATGTTCGTATTTGGCGGCGTGTCGGCTTTCGCACAGGACGCAACGCCGATTCCGACCGCCGAACCCGGTTCAGCGGTACAGGTGGCGGTCCTACCCGCAGCCTACACGCTGGGCGGCATCAATTTCGAGTATCAGGGGTGGAACAACTGCGGGCCGGCCACGCTCACCAACGCGCTTTCCTTCTATGGATACACCGAGAATCAGACCCGCGCGGCCAACTGGCTCAAGCCCAACCGCGAGGATAAGAACGTCAGCCCATGGCAGATGGTCCAGTTCGTCAATTCGCAGGTGCCGGAACTGCCGGTCTATGCGCTCCAACGCGCCGGCGGCACGCTGAATACCCTGAAAATGCTGATCTCGAACAATTTCCCGGTCATCATCGAAGCTGGCTACGATCCCGAACCGGATCGCCTCGGCTGGATGGGCCACTACCTGCTCGTCAGCGGTTACGACGACGCAGCAGGCGTCATCATCACGCAGGACAGCTACCTCGGCCCCAATCACCAGTATTCCTACGCGCACATTCAGGAGTTCTGGCAGCACTTCAACTACACCTATATCGTAGTCTATGAGAGCGGACGCGAGCCGGAGCTGCTGAGCCTGCTGGGCGAAGACGCCGATGAGCAGCAGAACGCGATCAATGCGCTCGAGCTGGCGACGGCTGAGGCTACCGCCGACCGGGACAATGCCTTCGCCTGGTTCAACATGGGCACGAATTTCGTCAAGCTCAACGTGATGGACCGCGCCGCCATCGCCTACGACGAGGCGCGCCGGATCGGCATCCCCTGGCGCATGCTCTGGTACCAGTTCGGCCCGTTCGAAGCCTATCAGGCGATTGGACGCTATAACGACGTGATCGAACTGGCGCGCAATAACCAGAATGACGGCGGCGGCCACTATGTCGAAGAAACCTTCTATTACGCCGCGCTGGCCCGCGAAGCCCTCGGCGAGACCGACCGTGCCATCAACAACCTGCGCGAAGTCATTACCTTCAACCCGAACTTCACGCCCGCCCGCGAAAAACTCGACGCGCTGACCCAATAA